In one window of Stigmatopora argus isolate UIUO_Sarg chromosome 19, RoL_Sarg_1.0, whole genome shotgun sequence DNA:
- the LOC144064350 gene encoding uncharacterized protein LOC144064350 — MVASKQKLSLVKMMLLFLLFFQAVGGKDDYVYVVAGDEVALPCHRRPCSRSRWLYWPGYVMPVEEAKNGQIVRSSARSHRLALRDDCSLVIRRTQADDAGLFECDPDNDNERLFLTVMTLTWSPWEGDPSRSGEGELRCSVYCWPRYECRCSEIRWRDSQGQELPPERVRQDYCRSGVPIVPGDSPWNYTCQYVRKGEVKIQAGRALDSPAVTQGGPGPGAGSPEPPQRNVLIGVGVAAVVAVLLAVLVAVLVKSRRNADRDVPKHGESDSPYANVTYDRETETSGRPQDRSPEEPEAAVTYATVSVKKKKTTTAERQDQHPQKQVLKQEAEAAVTYAAIRGASQR, encoded by the exons ATGGTCGCATCAAAGCAAAAGCTCAGCTTGGTCAAGATGATGCTTCTTTTTCTGCTCTTTTTTCAAG CGGTCGGCGGAAAGGACGACTACGTCTACGTGGTGGCGGGCGACGAGGTCGCCCTGCCCTGCCACCGGAGGCCCTGCTCCCGTTCGCGATGGTTATACTGGCCGGGCTACGTCATGCCGGTGGAGGAAGCCAAAAACGGGCAAATTGTGAGGAGCTCTGCCAGGAGTCATCGCCTCGCCCTGAGGGACGACTGTTCGCTGGTCATCCGACGAACGCAGGCGGACGACGCCGGACTCTTCGAGTGTGACCCGGACAATGACAATGAAAGACTTTTCTTGACAGTGATGACGC TGACGTGGTCGCCGTGGGAAGGCGATCCGAGCAGATCCGGCGAAGGGGAGCTGAGGTGTTCCGTGTATTGCTGGCCCCGCTACGAGTGTCGCTGCTCCGAAATCCGCTGGAGGGACAGCCAAGGCCAGGAACTTCCGCCGGAACGTGTGCGGCAGGACTACTGCCGGTCCGGCGTCCCAATAGTTCCCGGGGACTCGCCCTGGAACTACACGTGCCAGTACGTGAGGAAAGGCGAGGTGAAGATCCAAGCCGGGCGCGCGCTCGACTCCCCGGCGGTTACCCAAGGAGGCCCGGGCCCGGGGGCGGGGTCGCCGGAGCCACCCCAACGGAACGTGCTCATCGGCGTCGGGGTGGCCGCGGTCGTCGCCGTCCTCCTCGCGGTCCTCGTGGCGGTCCTGGTCAAGTCCAGAAGGAACGCCGATCGAG ACGTCCCCAAGCAC GGAGAAAGCGACTCGCCCTACGCCAACGTCACTTACGACCGCGAGACGGAAACTTCGGGCCGACCTCAG GACCGGTCGCCGGAAGAGCCCGAGGCCGCCGTGACCTACGCGACCGTCAgtgtcaagaagaagaagacgacgaCGGCCGAGCGGCAGGACCAGCACCCCCAAAAACAG GTCCTGAAACAGGAAGCGGAGGCCGCGGTGACGTACGCCGCCATCAGGGGGGCGTCGCAACGCTGA
- the LOC144064347 gene encoding cytochrome P450 2K1-like, translated as MDAITNAITDPLSTLGSAGLGSSLLVLLLLLLLAVYSASGRSDPRSSTEPPGPRPLPLLGNLLQLNLGAPHRTLLEMSKKYGPVFTFYMGPKKVVVLAGYRTVKEALVQHAEEFGEREPLNTIKEAKLEHGVVWNNGDSWREMRRFALSNLRDFGMGKKACEDKIVEESRHLLEVFGEFQGQAFDNQQAVNYAVSNIICSLVFGSRFRYDDPAFTAMVGRTSRAIQIVNGPSLQLYNMFPRLGKWISSAREELARLGAANRKQATELIRALKETLDPQSSRGLVDAFLIRQKQLEESGDVGHFNEPNLLMTVSNLFAAGTETTSTTLRWALLFMAKYPHIQEKVQEELTGVIGDRQVRTEDRKNLPFVDAVIHETQRLADIIPMSLPHRTSRDVTFRGFFIQKWTTVYPLLTSVHRDESQWEKPASFHPQHFLDGDGKFVKPDAFMPFSAGRRVCLGESLTRMELFIFFVTLLQHFCFRPPAGVSEDELDLTPRAGFTLSPVPHRLRAICRMSG; from the exons ATGGACGCGATCACGAACGCGATCACGGACCCTCTGAGCACCTTGGGCTCCGCGGGGCTGGGCTCTTCTCTCCTggttctcctcctcctgctcctgtTGGCCGTTTACTCGGCCTCCGGGCGGTCGGACCCCCGGTCCAGCACGGAGCCCCCGGGCCCCAGGCCGCTGCCCCTGCTCGGGAATCTGCTGCAGCTCAACTTGGGAGCACCGCATCGGACCCTCTTGGAG ATGTCCAAGAAGTACGGCCCGGTCTTCACCTTCTACATGGGGCCCAAGAAGGTGGTGGTCCTTGCCGGATACCGGACGGTGAAGGAGGCCCTGGTCCAGCACGCTGAAGAATTCGGCGAGCGAGAACCTTTAAACACCATTAAGGAGGCCAAGCTGGAGCAcg GCGTGGTGTGGAACAACGGAGACTCGTGGCGGGAGATGCGTCGCTTCGCTCTCAGCAACCTGCGAGACTTTGGCATGGGCAAGAAGGCGTGCGAGGACAAGATCGTGGAGGAGTCGCGCCACCTCTTGGAAGTCTTTGGGGAGTTCCAAG GCCAGGCCTTCGATAACCAGCAGGCGGTCAACTACGCCGTGTCCAACATCATCTGCTCGCTGGTGTTCGGCAGCAGGTTCCGTTACGACGATCCCGCCTTCACGGCCATGGTGGGGCGCACCAGCCGGGCCATTCAGATCGTGAACGGTCCGTCCCTGCAG TTGTACAACATGTTCCCGCGGCTGGGCAAGTGGATCTCCTCGGCCAGGGAGGAGCTGGCCCGTCTGGGGGCGGCCAACAGGAAGCAGGCCACCGAGCTGATCCGGGCCCTGAAGGAGACGCTGGATCCGCAGAGTAGCCGAGGATTGGTGGACGCCTTCCTCATCCGTCAAAAACAATTGGAG GAGTCCGGCGACGTGGGTCACTTCAACGAGCCCAACCTGCTAATGACAGTCTCCAACCTGTTCGCCGCCGGCACGGAAACCACGTCCACCACGCTCCGCTGGGCGCTCCTCTTCATGGCCAAGTACCCCCACATACAAG AGAAGGTCCAGGAGGAGCTGACCGGCGTGATCGGAGATCGGCAGGTCCGGACGGAGGACCGCAAGAACCTGCCCTTCGTCGACGCCGTCATCCACGAGACGCAGAGGCTGGCCGACATCATTCCCATGTCGCTGCCTCACCGGACCAGTCGGGACGTCACCTTCCGGGGATTCTTCATCCAGAAG TGGACGACGGTGTACCCGCTGCTGACGTCCGTCCATCGGGACGAGAGCCAATGGGAGAAGCCCGCCTCCTTCCACCCTCAGCATTTCCTGGACGGGGACGGAAAGTTCGTCAAGCCCGACGCCTTCATGCCATTTTCCGCCG GTCGCAGGGTGTGTCTGGGCGAGAGCCTGACCCGCATGGAGCTCTTCATCTTCTTCGTGACGCTGCTGCAGCACTTTTGCTTCCGACCTCCGGCGGGGGTGTCGGAGGACGAGCTGGACCTGACGCCCCGGGCGGGCTTCACGCTCAGTCCCGTCCCCCACCGCCTTCGCGCCATTTGCAGGATGAGCGGCTGA